A window of Mucilaginibacter paludis DSM 18603 contains these coding sequences:
- a CDS encoding PH domain-containing protein, with the protein MIDKFLNDQQDPATLEKVYSRMVDLLTTGEEILYIAIQKKPIVNLMPDSIALTNKRVLFFSPGNLGFSMKFVDFVWKDIVDVQIKEEFLGGVFSVKTTNGAEMGVDYLPKVQARKLYQYAQERKEVEREARRLRDLEEKRAESGSMHFDGPVTPAFPTPVAPIAPATEPVQTAPAIQLPPPIPTPPPVTAAPEPAPKPDELTEKLKKLKTLFDHGLITQDEYNKKKMDLLSDF; encoded by the coding sequence ATGATCGACAAATTTTTAAATGACCAGCAGGATCCTGCAACTTTAGAAAAGGTTTACTCGCGCATGGTTGATCTGTTAACCACCGGAGAGGAAATTTTATACATAGCGATACAAAAAAAGCCGATTGTTAACCTGATGCCCGATTCTATCGCATTAACCAACAAACGCGTTTTGTTTTTTTCGCCAGGCAACCTCGGATTTTCTATGAAGTTTGTTGATTTTGTATGGAAGGATATTGTTGACGTACAAATTAAAGAAGAATTTTTAGGCGGCGTTTTCAGCGTTAAAACCACTAACGGTGCCGAAATGGGGGTTGATTATCTGCCCAAAGTACAAGCCCGTAAATTATACCAATACGCGCAGGAGCGCAAAGAAGTTGAACGCGAAGCCCGCCGCTTACGCGACCTGGAAGAAAAACGTGCCGAATCGGGCTCTATGCATTTTGACGGACCTGTTACGCCGGCTTTTCCAACACCAGTTGCGCCTATAGCACCTGCTACCGAACCTGTTCAGACTGCCCCAGCAATACAGTTACCGCCGCCTATCCCTACTCCGCCGCCTGTTACAGCAGCGCCAGAGCCTGCCCCTAAACCAGATGAACTGACAGAAAAGCTAAAGAAATTGAAGACCTTGTTTGATCATGGTTTGATTACGCAGGACGAATACAACAAAAAGAAAATGGATTTGCTAAGTGATTTTTAA
- a CDS encoding acyltransferase, whose translation MSQPDKQQVFSISNNNQLHAVALQVFRHQAINCAVYNRFLTGLGTDINAVHHISQIPFLPIEFFKSHPVLSTNAPAQVTFTSSGTTGMITSSHLVSDVSWYEDSFRKAFALFYGDIASYTVLALLPSYLEREGSSLIYMAADLIRQSNNPDSGFYLYNHQELYNQLVKQREAGKPTLLIGVTFALLDFIEHYAIHFPELIVMETGGMKGRRKEMIREELHHALSNGFGVDMIHSEYGMTELLSQAYSNGEGIFACPPWMKIMIRDTNDPFTNLPEGITGGINIIDLANINSCSFLATQDLGRVQADGTFEVLGRFDNSDIRGCNLLIG comes from the coding sequence ATGAGCCAACCGGATAAGCAGCAGGTATTTTCCATCAGCAACAATAATCAGCTTCATGCGGTTGCGTTGCAGGTTTTTAGGCACCAGGCCATTAACTGTGCGGTTTATAATCGCTTTTTAACCGGCTTGGGGACTGATATTAACGCGGTGCATCATATCAGCCAGATCCCATTTTTGCCTATCGAGTTTTTTAAATCACACCCGGTTTTAAGCACCAATGCCCCGGCCCAGGTTACGTTCACCAGTTCGGGCACTACGGGCATGATTACGAGCAGCCATCTGGTAAGCGATGTAAGCTGGTACGAAGACAGTTTCAGAAAAGCGTTTGCTTTGTTTTATGGCGATATTGCCTCCTACACGGTTCTGGCACTGCTCCCCTCCTACCTGGAACGCGAAGGATCATCGCTGATTTACATGGCTGCCGATTTGATCAGGCAATCCAACAATCCGGATAGCGGCTTTTATTTGTATAACCACCAGGAGCTTTACAACCAGTTGGTTAAACAACGCGAGGCAGGCAAGCCTACTTTATTAATAGGTGTCACCTTTGCCCTGTTGGATTTTATTGAACACTATGCCATCCATTTCCCGGAGTTGATTGTGATGGAAACAGGCGGGATGAAGGGCCGCCGTAAAGAGATGATCCGCGAGGAACTGCACCATGCTTTGAGTAATGGTTTTGGTGTGGATATGATTCACTCGGAATACGGCATGACGGAGTTACTGTCACAAGCCTACTCTAACGGTGAAGGTATTTTTGCCTGCCCACCCTGGATGAAGATCATGATCAGGGATACCAACGATCCCTTTACCAACCTGCCTGAAGGTATTACCGGCGGAATTAACATCATCGATCTGGCTAATATCAACTCCTGCTCCTTCCTGGCTACGCAGGATTTGGGCCGCGTACAAGCTGATGGCACGTTTGAGGTGCTGGGCCGTTTTGATAATTCGGACATCCGCGGCTGCAACCTTTTAATCGGTTAA
- a CDS encoding TrmH family RNA methyltransferase — protein sequence MLSKSQISLLKSLQQKKIRKTHGLFLAEGIKSITEFINSDYKIETIYHTPSFVPKLLNLSQKINFIECPATDLAKFSSLTTPQEVIALIKIPTWPVLETKILQQSFSIVLDGIQDPGNLGTIIRTADWFGIQNIICSEDTVDAYNAKVVQATMGSLARIHVHYVNLAQLITNTKLPVFGALLDGENIYQTNFGSQGLIVLGNEGNGIRPEIQALIQKPVTIPLLGKAESLNVAIANAVFCSEISRGKFV from the coding sequence ATGCTTTCAAAGTCTCAAATCAGTTTATTAAAATCCTTACAACAAAAAAAGATCAGGAAAACGCATGGTCTGTTTTTGGCCGAAGGTATCAAATCAATAACGGAATTTATTAATTCCGACTATAAAATTGAAACCATTTACCATACACCTTCCTTCGTCCCAAAATTGCTGAATTTATCACAAAAAATAAATTTTATAGAATGTCCGGCAACAGACCTGGCCAAATTTAGCAGTTTAACCACACCACAGGAAGTAATTGCCTTAATAAAAATACCAACCTGGCCTGTACTTGAAACAAAAATATTACAACAAAGTTTTTCTATTGTGTTGGATGGCATCCAGGATCCGGGAAATTTAGGTACCATTATCCGTACGGCCGACTGGTTTGGCATCCAAAACATCATCTGCTCCGAAGATACGGTTGACGCTTACAATGCCAAGGTAGTACAGGCTACTATGGGCTCGCTCGCGCGGATCCACGTTCATTATGTTAACCTGGCCCAGTTAATTACTAACACCAAACTGCCTGTATTTGGTGCCTTACTGGATGGCGAAAACATTTACCAAACCAATTTTGGAAGTCAAGGCCTCATTGTGCTGGGTAACGAAGGGAACGGCATCCGCCCCGAAATACAGGCCCTGATACAAAAACCGGTAACTATACCCCTGCTGGGTAAAGCAGAATCGTTAAATGTGGCTATCGCGAATGCCGTTTTTTGTTCGGAAATTAGCAGGGGAAAGTTTGTATAA
- the tamL gene encoding translocation and assembly module lipoprotein TamL has product MKAYTRSDNYSLTILSIIILFLASGCSLTRGIRKDQSLVRTITLKGIDKQYSLVALNYVDKEQQPNNWLNLQLYYLLSKHGKRDIGEAPRILDSNLVEFSRLQIERFLQNKGFVKAKVDYAIKIKKRKAELIFTANEGPLFRIRKFQDSIQDVKVRNLYREKRKDFSHVQPGKAFDLDSLAYDRDQIFQMMKRNGYYDFYRQYITYDYDTVFNSSVADIKMIIANPPGKKEHAQFTINNTLITIFRSNGRTYNRADSIKMVAQHKIPGKADTLQVDSEFRFVDYSNKFKPKAVVGYIFQHKGDMYNIDRQNLTTTRLSELNVFRNVPNPSYVKTADSTNRLDSKIDIIPLKHMTDRVEGEFIFNGGRSGFNVGNTFTDRNLFKGAEILQLKLNWSVLFDNSTGAIGSSAIQNQDVRIGLNLIYPRIISPFNFPMPGQYGVPHTTFSSTYQLYFQKGLVSRKSLINSLTYDWAETSQKLHTLTPFNIEFSEGIIDPGAKSQLIDQDRYSYVYLIGRKIFTSGSQYTYQVNANKLFTYGTFTYFRGTVDVGGNTLSLLTKLLNTPRDTLGQHTLFGQTFAQYSKFETDFRFYKNLGGERMLVFRFSPGIGIPYGNSSQLIFEKNFYGGGANDIRAWLPRTLGPGQFNRAVYGPADSLKSQTLRDRLKYLDQFGEIKIVGNIEYRYPLVANFFGSKLNGAIFTDFGNVWRLKPETDSPNGTFNVNNIFQSTAIGVGTGLRFDLGFFVFRLDAAFKFKDPQFNGSDQWVFTKHFNELFRAGPFKHTYEQTNGESYNFMQLNFGIGLPF; this is encoded by the coding sequence TTGAAAGCATATACCCGATCTGATAATTACAGCCTTACAATTTTAAGTATTATTATTCTTTTTCTGGCCTCGGGATGTAGTTTAACCCGCGGTATCCGCAAAGATCAGTCGCTGGTGCGTACCATCACCCTTAAAGGTATTGATAAACAGTATAGTTTGGTTGCACTTAATTATGTGGATAAAGAGCAGCAACCTAATAACTGGCTCAACCTGCAGCTCTATTATTTGCTAAGCAAGCACGGAAAAAGAGACATTGGTGAGGCGCCAAGGATATTAGATAGCAACCTGGTTGAATTTTCGCGATTGCAAATAGAACGCTTTTTGCAAAACAAAGGCTTTGTAAAAGCGAAGGTTGATTATGCCATCAAAATAAAGAAACGGAAGGCCGAGCTGATTTTTACCGCCAACGAAGGTCCTTTATTCCGGATCCGTAAATTTCAGGATAGCATTCAGGATGTCAAGGTGCGTAACCTTTACAGGGAAAAACGTAAAGACTTTAGCCACGTGCAGCCCGGCAAGGCTTTCGATCTGGATAGTTTGGCTTATGATCGCGACCAGATTTTCCAGATGATGAAGCGCAACGGTTATTATGATTTTTACCGGCAGTACATCACCTACGATTATGATACCGTATTTAACAGCAGTGTTGCCGATATCAAGATGATTATTGCCAACCCGCCCGGCAAAAAAGAGCACGCGCAATTTACCATCAATAATACCCTGATCACTATTTTCCGGAGCAACGGGCGTACCTACAACCGTGCGGACTCCATCAAAATGGTGGCCCAGCATAAAATACCAGGTAAGGCGGATACACTACAGGTTGATTCGGAATTCAGATTTGTTGATTACTCTAATAAATTTAAGCCTAAAGCCGTTGTTGGCTATATTTTTCAGCACAAGGGCGATATGTACAATATCGACAGGCAAAACCTTACCACTACGAGGCTTTCTGAGCTAAACGTATTTAGGAATGTACCCAACCCCAGCTACGTTAAAACGGCAGATAGTACCAACCGGCTGGATAGCAAGATCGATATCATCCCGCTAAAGCACATGACTGACCGCGTTGAAGGTGAGTTTATTTTTAACGGGGGCCGTAGCGGTTTTAATGTGGGCAATACTTTTACCGACCGTAACTTGTTTAAAGGAGCCGAAATTTTGCAGCTCAAATTAAACTGGAGCGTGTTGTTTGATAATTCAACCGGAGCCATCGGCTCGAGCGCTATCCAAAACCAGGATGTGCGTATAGGTTTAAATTTGATTTATCCGCGCATTATTTCACCTTTTAACTTCCCAATGCCCGGGCAATACGGTGTGCCACATACCACCTTCTCATCAACCTATCAGCTGTATTTTCAAAAAGGGCTGGTATCGCGCAAAAGCCTCATCAACTCCTTAACTTACGATTGGGCCGAAACGAGCCAAAAACTACATACCCTGACGCCGTTTAATATCGAGTTTTCTGAGGGGATTATTGACCCTGGAGCCAAATCGCAATTGATTGATCAGGATCGGTACTCCTATGTTTACCTGATTGGCCGTAAAATATTTACATCGGGCAGCCAATACACCTACCAGGTAAATGCCAATAAGCTATTTACTTATGGTACGTTTACCTATTTTCGTGGCACGGTAGATGTTGGCGGCAATACGTTGAGCCTGCTTACGAAACTGCTTAATACCCCACGCGATACCCTGGGCCAGCATACCCTATTTGGCCAAACCTTTGCACAATATTCAAAATTTGAAACCGATTTCCGGTTCTACAAAAATCTGGGGGGGGAGCGGATGCTTGTTTTTCGCTTCAGCCCAGGCATAGGCATACCTTACGGTAATAGCAGTCAGCTTATTTTCGAGAAAAACTTTTATGGGGGCGGCGCTAACGATATCCGGGCATGGTTACCGCGTACTTTAGGACCCGGCCAGTTTAACAGGGCGGTATATGGCCCTGCCGATAGTTTGAAATCGCAAACCCTGAGAGACAGATTGAAATATCTGGATCAGTTTGGCGAAATAAAGATTGTAGGCAATATTGAATACCGCTATCCGCTGGTAGCTAATTTTTTTGGCTCCAAACTAAACGGCGCTATTTTTACTGATTTTGGTAACGTTTGGCGGTTAAAGCCTGAAACCGATAGCCCCAACGGAACTTTTAACGTGAATAACATTTTTCAATCAACGGCAATAGGTGTTGGCACAGGCTTGAGGTTCGATCTGGGATTTTTTGTTTTCCGCCTGGATGCCGCCTTTAAATTTAAAGATCCCCAATTTAACGGGAGCGACCAATGGGTATTCACCAAACACTTTAACGAGCTCTTCCGCGCCGGACCTTTTAAACATACCTATGAGCAAACTAACGGCGAAAGTTACAACTTTATGCAACTCAACTTTGGTATAGGGCTGCCGTTTTAG
- a CDS encoding patatin-like phospholipase family protein, whose protein sequence is MKKIQLLILLFFIYLNGTAQKVGVVFSGGGAKGLAHIGVLKALEENNIPIDYIVGTSMGGVVGAMYAAGYTPQEIERIAVSTNFQDWVSGKFDSDYRYFFQKKPDNPSFLSLKLEIDTGFQARFRSTLVNDIPLNFALIELYTQPTVNAHNDFNHLFVPFRCIVADVFSQKAIDVDHGSLAEAIRGTITVPLVYRPVKVDGRYVFDGGLYNNFPVDVMKRDFKPDYIIGANVSSKTFKDYPKDDEKLMGRSLIYMFLSNSDSTSIGKNGIYIQPNLQNFSSTNFAPVAQMIKAGYDATMADMPRIKADIAARTDSDGLKKRREKFHQTQAPIVFNNIIITGANFQQQRYIEGIFRKDENKPLSLKDVKEGYYRLVTNDNFETVYPRVIYHPQSNSYDFGIDIKSSKNFRADIGGMISSRPISTAHLGLQYDYINRNSFTATLNLYSGRFYESAQGTLRSDFPTRLPFYLEGEFAYNYWNYFNNNQISVERTNPLYIAQSDRKIMIKAGIPVANNGKLELQAGYINTGDEYSPNDTYQNGDTLDVSRFTAFKASIAIEKNSLNRKQYASKGNHYYLGLQYYNGREYYDNGNVLQNTPGYHAIGQFNTIRQWFAAKLSQENYFFTQKHLSLGYLVEGVLSNKPLFRTYEESVLSSPGFYPLQDSRTLILTNFRAPSYAAGGLKSVVTLKKNLEWRTDGYLFIPVRGIRRDNLEDASYTNILGVRKFAGSTGLVYQSFVGPIGLSFNYYDDDQKRYGVMFHAGFLIFNKRALNE, encoded by the coding sequence ATGAAAAAAATACAGCTCCTCATTTTATTATTCTTTATTTATCTTAACGGTACTGCCCAAAAGGTGGGTGTTGTTTTTAGCGGTGGCGGGGCCAAAGGATTGGCCCATATCGGCGTTTTAAAAGCCCTGGAAGAGAACAATATCCCAATTGATTACATTGTGGGCACCTCAATGGGTGGCGTGGTTGGGGCCATGTACGCAGCCGGTTATACTCCGCAGGAAATTGAGCGCATAGCAGTTTCAACCAATTTTCAGGATTGGGTGAGTGGCAAATTCGACAGCGACTACCGTTACTTCTTCCAAAAAAAACCCGACAACCCATCGTTTCTATCTTTAAAGCTTGAAATTGATACCGGGTTCCAGGCACGTTTCCGCTCAACGCTGGTTAACGATATCCCTTTAAATTTCGCGCTGATAGAGTTGTATACCCAACCGACTGTAAATGCCCATAATGATTTTAATCACCTGTTTGTACCGTTTAGATGCATTGTGGCGGATGTATTTTCGCAGAAGGCCATCGATGTAGATCATGGAAGTTTAGCCGAAGCTATACGCGGCACCATCACCGTACCTTTGGTATACCGCCCTGTTAAGGTTGACGGGCGCTACGTTTTTGATGGAGGCCTTTATAACAACTTCCCGGTGGATGTGATGAAGCGCGACTTTAAACCCGACTACATCATAGGTGCCAATGTATCATCCAAAACCTTCAAAGATTATCCTAAAGATGACGAAAAACTCATGGGCCGCTCGCTTATCTACATGTTTCTCTCCAATTCGGATAGTACCAGCATCGGCAAAAACGGCATTTACATACAGCCCAACCTGCAAAATTTCAGCAGCACTAACTTTGCACCTGTAGCACAGATGATTAAAGCCGGGTATGATGCCACCATGGCCGATATGCCACGCATTAAAGCTGATATTGCTGCCCGGACAGATTCGGACGGCCTTAAAAAACGCAGGGAGAAATTCCATCAAACACAAGCCCCTATCGTATTTAACAACATTATTATCACCGGTGCAAATTTTCAACAACAGCGTTATATAGAAGGTATTTTCCGGAAGGACGAAAACAAGCCGCTTAGCCTGAAAGATGTTAAAGAAGGTTATTACCGGTTAGTAACAAACGATAATTTTGAAACGGTTTACCCACGTGTTATCTATCATCCTCAAAGTAACAGTTATGATTTTGGGATAGATATTAAATCGAGCAAAAATTTCAGGGCCGATATTGGCGGGATGATTTCCAGCAGGCCCATCAGTACGGCTCACCTTGGCTTGCAATATGATTACATCAACCGAAACTCGTTTACAGCGACATTAAACCTGTATTCTGGGCGGTTTTACGAATCGGCACAGGGTACTTTACGATCCGACTTCCCTACCCGCTTGCCGTTTTACCTGGAAGGCGAATTTGCCTACAATTACTGGAATTACTTTAACAATAACCAGATCTCCGTTGAGCGGACCAACCCACTTTATATAGCCCAGTCTGACAGGAAAATCATGATCAAGGCGGGCATTCCGGTTGCCAATAACGGTAAGCTGGAGCTACAAGCGGGGTATATCAACACCGGCGACGAATACAGCCCCAACGATACCTATCAAAACGGCGATACGCTGGATGTGAGCCGTTTTACCGCCTTTAAGGCTTCTATCGCCATCGAAAAAAACTCCCTTAACCGTAAGCAGTATGCCAGCAAGGGCAATCATTATTATCTGGGCCTGCAATATTATAACGGCCGGGAGTATTATGACAATGGTAACGTGCTGCAAAACACACCCGGCTACCATGCCATAGGCCAGTTTAACACCATCAGGCAATGGTTTGCGGCCAAATTAAGTCAGGAGAACTATTTTTTCACTCAAAAACACTTAAGCCTGGGCTATTTGGTAGAGGGCGTTTTAAGTAACAAACCCTTGTTCAGAACTTATGAGGAATCGGTACTCAGCTCGCCGGGTTTTTACCCCTTGCAGGATTCGCGCACATTAATTTTAACTAACTTTAGAGCACCAAGTTACGCAGCTGGCGGACTCAAAAGCGTAGTTACACTTAAAAAGAACCTGGAATGGCGTACTGATGGTTACCTATTTATCCCGGTACGCGGAATTAGGCGCGATAATTTGGAAGATGCCAGTTATACCAATATACTTGGGGTACGTAAATTTGCTGGTAGCACCGGTCTTGTTTACCAGAGTTTTGTGGGGCCTATCGGCCTTAGCTTTAATTATTACGACGATGACCAAAAGCGGTATGGTGTGATGTTCCATGCCGGATTTTTAATTTTTAACAAACGAGCCCTCAATGAATAA
- a CDS encoding TspO/MBR family protein, translating into MAAYIQPQRFKFLPFIISILITLSIGGVASFFTLPQIKGWYVYLHKPSFNPPNWLFGPVWTLLYIMMGVAAYLIWQQRARRVKYGQARNIYLLQLLFNFSWSIVFFGMHQILAALVVIVLLWVSIVVNIVLFGRINKTAAWLLVPYLLWVSFASVLNFAIYILNK; encoded by the coding sequence ATGGCAGCATACATACAACCCCAGCGTTTTAAATTTTTGCCCTTCATCATCAGCATACTCATTACACTGAGCATTGGCGGGGTAGCCAGCTTTTTTACGCTGCCACAAATTAAAGGCTGGTATGTGTATCTGCATAAGCCTTCATTTAACCCGCCGAACTGGCTCTTCGGCCCGGTATGGACACTGCTTTATATCATGATGGGTGTCGCTGCTTACCTTATTTGGCAGCAACGAGCGCGCCGCGTTAAATATGGCCAGGCCCGCAACATTTATCTGTTACAACTGCTGTTTAATTTCTCGTGGTCCATTGTGTTTTTTGGTATGCACCAAATATTGGCCGCGCTGGTTGTTATCGTTCTGCTTTGGGTTAGCATCGTGGTCAACATCGTTTTATTCGGTCGTATTAATAAAACTGCAGCCTGGCTGTTGGTGCCTTATTTATTATGGGTGAGTTTTGCCAGCGTATTAAACTTTGCTATTTACATACTAAACAAGTAA
- the proC gene encoding pyrroline-5-carboxylate reductase, with protein MNSEKTIAILGSGNIGLSLAKGLVKAGIYQPEQITLTRRNIAALAELGNAGYQITSDNLQAVKGANIIVLAVLPQQLKKLLDEIKEAINPAKHLLISIITGVACIDIRQHLDMDVQVVRSMPNTAIAIGQSMTCIASDNASVVNLSIVKELFDTVGVTIQINEELMTSATALCACGIAFFLRSIRAASQGGTEIGFHAHDALKMAAQTAKGAADLLLQLASHPEQEIDKVTSPKGCTIAGLNEMEHNGFSSAMIKGIKMSADIAAVLYKRD; from the coding sequence ATGAACTCAGAAAAAACAATCGCCATTTTAGGAAGTGGCAACATCGGCCTGTCGCTAGCCAAAGGCCTGGTCAAGGCAGGCATCTACCAGCCAGAGCAAATTACGCTCACACGCCGCAATATAGCTGCACTGGCCGAACTGGGTAATGCGGGCTATCAAATTACCAGCGATAATTTACAGGCTGTTAAGGGAGCCAACATTATTGTACTGGCGGTATTGCCGCAGCAACTTAAAAAATTGCTCGATGAAATAAAAGAAGCCATCAATCCGGCCAAACATTTACTCATCTCTATTATAACAGGCGTGGCTTGTATCGATATCCGCCAGCACCTGGATATGGATGTGCAGGTGGTGCGCTCTATGCCCAATACGGCCATCGCCATAGGCCAATCCATGACCTGCATTGCCAGCGATAACGCCTCAGTAGTCAACCTGTCTATCGTAAAAGAATTATTTGATACCGTGGGCGTAACCATCCAGATCAATGAAGAACTGATGACATCGGCCACCGCCTTATGTGCATGTGGCATCGCCTTCTTTTTACGCTCTATCCGCGCGGCATCACAAGGAGGCACCGAAATTGGTTTCCATGCGCACGATGCTCTTAAAATGGCCGCCCAAACAGCCAAAGGCGCTGCCGACCTGCTGTTACAACTGGCATCGCACCCCGAACAGGAAATTGACAAGGTTACATCGCCCAAAGGTTGCACCATTGCCGGCTTGAACGAGATGGAGCATAACGGCTTCAGCTCGGCCATGATCAAAGGTATCAAGATGTCGGCAGATATTGCGGCGGTTTTGTATAAAAGGGATTAA
- the argB gene encoding acetylglutamate kinase, producing the protein MNLHIIKIGGNVIDNSANLHRFLKDFAALDGFKILVHGGGKVATQLSTTLGIESKLVDGRRITDIETLRVVTMVYAGLINKNIVASLQAIHCNAIGLTGADGNFIRAKKRPVKTIDYGFVGDLDENSIQPENLSKLMEAGFVPVFSALTHDGEGQLLNTNADTIASALAVALSKLYETTLIYCFEKKGVLQDIDDEDSLIREIDPERYLELKEQQIIAGGMLPKLDNAFTAISCGVKAVIIGQADELGLLKQNQSFGTRLSTKI; encoded by the coding sequence ATGAATCTACACATCATTAAAATAGGCGGTAACGTAATCGACAATTCCGCAAACCTGCATCGTTTTTTAAAGGACTTTGCTGCGCTGGATGGTTTTAAAATATTGGTACATGGCGGTGGCAAAGTGGCCACACAGCTATCCACCACGCTGGGTATCGAATCAAAACTGGTGGATGGCCGCCGCATTACAGATATTGAAACCTTGCGGGTAGTTACCATGGTTTACGCGGGGCTCATCAATAAAAATATTGTAGCCTCGTTACAAGCCATACACTGCAATGCCATTGGCCTCACCGGCGCCGATGGTAACTTTATACGGGCCAAAAAACGACCTGTAAAAACTATCGACTATGGTTTTGTGGGTGACCTGGATGAAAACTCTATTCAACCCGAAAATTTAAGCAAACTGATGGAAGCCGGCTTTGTGCCTGTATTTTCGGCACTGACACATGATGGTGAAGGGCAATTGCTAAATACCAATGCCGATACCATTGCCTCTGCGCTGGCAGTAGCCCTGTCCAAACTTTATGAAACTACACTGATCTATTGCTTTGAAAAGAAAGGCGTTTTACAGGACATTGACGACGAAGATTCGCTGATCCGCGAGATTGATCCGGAACGTTACCTGGAACTCAAAGAACAACAAATTATAGCGGGCGGTATGCTGCCCAAACTGGATAACGCCTTTACGGCTATATCGTGCGGTGTAAAAGCCGTAATTATAGGACAGGCTGATGAACTCGGCTTACTGAAACAAAATCAATCATTCGGAACAAGGTTAAGTACCAAAATATGA
- a CDS encoding alpha/beta fold hydrolase: MKKLLFFSILFLIMGTVQAQVKKVDSFTDGKYVKVNGAKLWVVTVGEGDPIIFIAGGPGGAHPGLRSFDALADAHHQLIYFDGFGRGKSDTAKNVTEYTLNRDIEDIEGLRKALNLEHITVLGHSYGGVVAQGYAIKYPAHLSHLILADTFHSFIMWQENDDNSNHEIKTNYPEVWSELMQIREQGAISSDAKHQEIYGRVPYGFLYAYNPANFTGRGGKPYPNGMNTKLYYQMVGKDGDFIVGSDIGNFDYRKQLKDLKMPVMIIGGRYDRVAVPWMMVKYKEYCPQATFVMFEKSGHNPQVEEPEKEFPLINQFLSK, encoded by the coding sequence ATGAAGAAATTATTATTTTTTAGTATCCTTTTTTTAATCATGGGCACTGTACAAGCCCAGGTAAAAAAAGTGGACAGCTTTACCGATGGTAAATATGTAAAAGTTAACGGCGCTAAATTATGGGTGGTGACCGTTGGCGAGGGCGACCCAATTATTTTTATTGCCGGTGGGCCGGGAGGAGCGCACCCGGGTTTGCGAAGCTTTGATGCCCTTGCGGATGCACATCATCAATTAATTTATTTTGACGGATTTGGCAGAGGAAAATCAGACACGGCTAAAAACGTAACCGAATATACGCTCAACCGTGACATTGAGGATATTGAAGGTTTACGCAAGGCCTTAAACCTGGAACATATTACCGTGCTGGGCCATTCGTACGGCGGTGTGGTAGCGCAGGGTTATGCTATTAAATACCCGGCACATTTAAGCCACCTTATTTTGGCCGATACCTTCCACAGCTTTATTATGTGGCAGGAAAATGACGACAACTCCAATCACGAAATTAAAACCAATTACCCCGAGGTTTGGAGCGAGCTGATGCAGATTCGCGAGCAGGGCGCAATATCCAGCGATGCCAAGCACCAGGAAATTTACGGTCGTGTGCCCTACGGCTTTTTATACGCTTATAACCCGGCCAATTTTACCGGACGCGGCGGCAAGCCCTACCCTAACGGAATGAACACCAAACTCTACTACCAGATGGTAGGCAAAGACGGCGACTTTATTGTAGGCAGCGACATTGGCAATTTTGACTACCGCAAACAACTTAAAGATTTAAAAATGCCGGTGATGATTATAGGCGGCCGTTACGACAGGGTGGCCGTACCCTGGATGATGGTGAAATACAAAGAGTACTGCCCGCAGGCCACCTTTGTGATGTTCGAAAAATCGGGCCACAACCCGCAGGTTGAAGAACCAGAAAAAGAGTTTCCGCTGATTAATCAATTTTTGAGCAAGTAA